In Rhizorhabdus phycosphaerae, the genomic stretch TGCCGAGTTTGGGCACGAGACTGTGCGAATAGGCGTCGTAGACTTCCTTGAACCCCGGCCACAGCGTCGTGGAGAATTCGAGGCAGAAGAAGCGACCGCCGCGCTTCAGCACGCGATGCGCTTCGGACAACGCCTGCGCCCGGAAGGTGACGTTCCTGATGCCAAAGGCGATCGTATAGGCATCGAAGCGGCCCGACTCGAAGCTCAGTGCCTCGGCATTCTGCTCGGACCAGGACAGGCCTTCGATTCCGCGCTTGGCTGCGCGCTCGCGGCCGACCTCGAGCATCGCCGGGTTGATGTCCGATACCATGATCGCGGCGCCCGAACGGGCGAGCCGGAAGGCGATGTCGCCGGTCCCGCCTGCCATGTCGAGAATCTCCTCGCCAGCGCGGGGCTTTACCCGGCGGACGAAGCGGTCCTTCCACAGCCGGTGCATGCCACCCGACATGGCGTCGTTCATCAGGTCGTAGCGACCGGCGACGTTGCGAAAGACCTCGCCGACACGGGCAGTCTTCTCTTCGGGCGTGACGTCGGCATAGCCGAAGGAAACGGTATCGCTCATGGAGGGACGCTCTAGCGGCAGGCAGGCCGGACGGCAAACCCAGTCTCCGCCGATTCCCCAAAGTTTCCGGTCGGTCGGGGAAGCCGCCGGTGGTGCTTCCGCCGCGCCCCACAGTTCAGTACAGGCGGATCATGCCCGAGCTTCCCGAAGTCGAGACCACTGTGCGCGGCCTGCGCCCTCCTCTCGAAGGCCACCGCCTGACCCGCGTGGAGACGCGGCGCGGCGATCTGCGCCGGCCTTTCCCTGCGGACCTGCGCCAGCGCCTGACGGGTGCCAAGGTCACCGGGCTGGGGCGGCGGGCGAAATACGGCCTGATCGAGACCGATCGGGAGGACGTGATGATCTTCCACCTCGGCATGTCGGGGCGGTGGAGGATCGACCCGACGGATATCGGCAAGCACGACCATCTGATTCTCGAAACCGATCAGGGTCGTGTCCTGGCTTTATGCGACCCGCGCCGATTCGGTTCGGTCGACCTGGTAAGGGCAACAGAGCTTCCATCCTTCGGCCCGTTCCTCGCACT encodes the following:
- a CDS encoding class I SAM-dependent methyltransferase — protein: MSDTVSFGYADVTPEEKTARVGEVFRNVAGRYDLMNDAMSGGMHRLWKDRFVRRVKPRAGEEILDMAGGTGDIAFRLARSGAAIMVSDINPAMLEVGRERAAKRGIEGLSWSEQNAEALSFESGRFDAYTIAFGIRNVTFRAQALSEAHRVLKRGGRFFCLEFSTTLWPGFKEVYDAYSHSLVPKLGKLLAGDEESYRYLVESIRRFPGMEDFRAEIAAAGFVQAKVEPMLGGLVAIHSGWKI